In Caballeronia sp. SBC1, the DNA window GGAAGGCCGCAGTGATGCAACATGCCCACAAGGCTACGCGCGGTGAAAGCGCCCCTGGAGAATCCGACAATATAAATTTCCGCGTCGTCTTCATAATGGTCGGAGAGCCATTTATAGGCAATTCGAATGTCGCGCGATAGCCCAGCGCCAATCGCACCGTCAACGAGTCGCCGGAGCCGGCTTTCGTTTGCACCAACCCCTGCGTGGTAGTACTTGAGCTGTTCCCCGCCATCGGTATTGTTGTCGCTCAGCGCGTTGAAGAATCGGACGACGTTGGTCGGAACCGGTACGCCCTGGAATTCATCGCTATCTGAATTCCAGGTGCCATCGCAGCAAACGAAGAGTCGTTTCATTTGTGAGCGCTCGGGTATTGTTTTCGGAGAGCTTCGCTTTCGGAGAGTCTCGATAGTTGTCCCGCAAGGGACGAAGCGAAAATAGCATATTGAGTGTGCCTTTAGAGAATGTGATATCCCTTGTGTCGTGCGACACGGCTAAGGATGCGTCGGCGTCTTGTAAACATAATAGGGGCAATTGCTTCGTGAGCAAAAATTTGTTTCTTTGGGCTCCGCCATTCGCGGTATCGCGCCTTCAGCAGGTTCGTGCCTGGCTTTGACCAGAGCATGGCCGTACCATGACGACAATCCGCAACTCAGGTGATTCAATGAATATTGAAGGGTATAAATGCTTCGGAGCAACCGCGCTGAACGGAAACGATGCTGTGGTTGTCTCTGGTCCCGAACTCTCGGGCTGGTCGCTCCAGGACCGCCAACAATTCACGATCGACCAGAATGCTCACGCGTGTGTCTTTGTCGACACGGAAGGGCCAGCAAGCGACCAGCTAACGCTGGACTTCTATTACCCGCATGCACGCAGCCCTTTGTGTCTGCATGCGTCGCTTGCGGCCGCTGACCATCTTTGGAATACGGGGCAGCACGGCAGAGTTTTGTTGCTGACGTCAAGCATGAGAAAACAACCGCTAGCATTCGACAGAGCGGGCGACAATATCTTCGTGTCAGTTGATATACAGCAGGCAGATTTCCCCAGCGTTCCAGCGTCGGACGTAGCGAAGTTATTGCGCTGCGATGCAGGCGTGCTCATGTTGCCGCCCGAGGTGGCCTCCGTAGGTAGCCCTAAGCTCCTCGTGGAAGTGGCTAGCGAAGCGGTGCTGTATTCCCTGCAGCCGAATCTGGACGCAATCGCAGAATGGGGGCGGGCGAATGGCGTCAATGGTTGCTTCGTCTACGCGCGGACCGGCGCAAGCTCGAACGAGTACGCCGGCCGCAACTTCAATCATGTCGACCCGGCAATGGAAGACGCCGCTACCGGCGTCGCGGCCGGTGCGCTGAGTGTTCGCCTGGATGCAGATATAACGCTCTATCAGGGGCGGAATCTGGATAACCCTTGCGTTATCCGTGCATCGCGCACCGCTGGCAAGATACGGGTGGGCGGCCGCGTTGCAACCGGCAGATGAGCGTGTTCCAGGCCTCGCGCGACACAGTCATCTCAGGCAGACCAGTATCTGCCTGGAAAAATTCAGTTCAGTCGGGTTCCTGATTAACGTCCTAAACTAGAAAGAGCGTT includes these proteins:
- a CDS encoding PhzF family phenazine biosynthesis protein, with protein sequence MNIEGYKCFGATALNGNDAVVVSGPELSGWSLQDRQQFTIDQNAHACVFVDTEGPASDQLTLDFYYPHARSPLCLHASLAAADHLWNTGQHGRVLLLTSSMRKQPLAFDRAGDNIFVSVDIQQADFPSVPASDVAKLLRCDAGVLMLPPEVASVGSPKLLVEVASEAVLYSLQPNLDAIAEWGRANGVNGCFVYARTGASSNEYAGRNFNHVDPAMEDAATGVAAGALSVRLDADITLYQGRNLDNPCVIRASRTAGKIRVGGRVATGR